The Cupriavidus nantongensis genome has a segment encoding these proteins:
- the arsB gene encoding ACR3 family arsenite efflux transporter, with the protein MASQHAAASTPAAAAPAIGFFERYLTIWVALCIVAGIALGQMLPGFFQAIGRMEYAQVNLPVGLLIWVMIIPMLVKIDFGALAQVKSHWRGIGVTLFINWAVKPFSMALLGWIFVRHLFAPLLPADQIDSYVAGLILLAAAPCTAMVFVWSQLCKGDPYFTLSQVALNDAIMVVAFAPVVALLLGLSAITVPWDTLLTSVALYIVVPVILSQALRKLLLRRGVAHFQRVVRRLGPYSITALLLTLVLLFAFQGQAILEQPLVIALLAVPILIQVFFNSGLAYLLNRKLGVAHCVAGPSSLIGASNFFELAVATAISLFGFQSGAALATVVGVLIEVPVMLLVVAIVNRSQHWYEAGAR; encoded by the coding sequence ATGGCCAGCCAGCACGCCGCCGCATCGACCCCGGCCGCCGCCGCCCCGGCCATCGGTTTTTTCGAGCGCTACCTGACTATCTGGGTGGCGCTATGCATCGTCGCCGGCATTGCGCTGGGGCAGATGCTGCCCGGCTTCTTCCAGGCCATCGGGCGGATGGAATACGCGCAGGTCAACCTGCCGGTCGGGCTGCTGATCTGGGTCATGATCATCCCGATGCTGGTCAAGATCGATTTCGGCGCGCTGGCGCAGGTGAAGTCACACTGGCGCGGCATCGGCGTAACGCTGTTCATCAACTGGGCGGTCAAGCCGTTCTCGATGGCGCTGCTCGGCTGGATCTTCGTGCGCCACCTGTTTGCGCCGCTGCTGCCGGCCGACCAGATCGACAGCTATGTGGCCGGCCTGATCCTGCTGGCCGCGGCGCCATGCACGGCGATGGTGTTCGTCTGGAGCCAGCTGTGCAAGGGCGACCCGTACTTCACGCTGTCGCAGGTGGCGCTGAACGACGCCATCATGGTGGTCGCGTTCGCGCCGGTGGTGGCGCTGCTGCTGGGGCTGTCCGCGATCACGGTGCCGTGGGATACGCTGCTCACTTCGGTGGCGCTGTACATCGTCGTGCCGGTGATCCTGTCGCAGGCGCTGCGCAAGCTGTTGCTGCGCCGCGGCGTGGCGCATTTCCAGCGCGTGGTGCGGCGCCTGGGGCCGTACTCGATCACCGCGCTGCTGCTGACGCTGGTGCTGCTGTTCGCGTTCCAGGGCCAGGCCATTCTCGAGCAGCCGCTGGTGATCGCGCTGCTGGCGGTGCCGATCCTGATCCAGGTCTTTTTCAACTCGGGGCTGGCATACCTGCTGAACCGCAAGCTCGGCGTTGCGCATTGCGTCGCCGGGCCGTCGAGCCTGATCGGCGCGAGCAACTTCTTCGAGCTGGCGGTGGCCACCGCCATCAGCCTGTTCGGCTTCCAGTCCGGCGCGGCGCTTGCCACCGTGGTAGGCGTGCTGATCGAGGTGCCGGTGATGCTGCTGGTGGTCGCTATCGTCAACCGGTCGCAGCATTGGTATGAGGCCGGCGCCCGCTGA
- a CDS encoding arsenate reductase ArsC produces the protein MTTNVLILCTHNSARSVLGEGMLNHLARRAGRDVRAYSAGSAPSGRVNPYAIEALGNAGVEVGDLRSKSWDEFAGDNAPPMRIVITVCDSAAEEACPYWPGSPVKVHWGYPDPSRTEGSDDNKRQAFELTRQAIAYRMLQLLLLPLDDMSNAELEQALQRLARS, from the coding sequence ATGACTACCAACGTATTGATCCTTTGTACCCACAACTCGGCGCGCAGCGTGCTGGGCGAGGGGATGCTGAACCACCTGGCGCGGCGCGCCGGCCGCGACGTCCGCGCCTATAGCGCGGGCAGCGCGCCTAGCGGCCGCGTCAACCCGTACGCGATCGAAGCACTCGGCAACGCCGGCGTCGAGGTGGGGGACCTGCGCAGCAAGAGCTGGGACGAATTCGCCGGCGACAACGCCCCGCCCATGCGCATCGTGATCACGGTGTGCGACAGCGCGGCGGAAGAAGCGTGCCCGTACTGGCCCGGCAGTCCGGTGAAAGTGCATTGGGGCTACCCCGACCCGTCCCGCACGGAAGGCAGCGACGACAACAAGCGCCAGGCCTTCGAGCTGACCCGGCAGGCCATCGCCTACCGCATGCTGCAACTGTTGCTGCTGCCGCTCGACGACATGAGCAACGCCGAGCTGGAACAGGCGCTGCAGCGCCTGGCGCGGAGCTGA
- a CDS encoding ArsR/SmtB family transcription factor — protein METDDALTALAALAHSIRLAVFRLLVQAGPAGLPAGRIAERMEIPASSLSFHLKELHRAGLLTSRQDGRSIIYTAHFDTMNGLLAYLTQNCCGGNPCSPVSPCSVASPS, from the coding sequence ATGGAAACCGATGACGCCCTTACCGCGCTGGCAGCGCTCGCCCACTCGATCCGCCTGGCTGTGTTCAGGCTGCTGGTGCAGGCAGGACCGGCCGGCCTGCCCGCCGGCCGCATCGCCGAACGGATGGAGATCCCGGCGTCCTCGCTGTCGTTCCACCTGAAGGAACTGCACCGCGCCGGCTTGCTGACCAGCCGCCAGGATGGCCGCTCGATCATCTACACGGCGCATTTCGACACCATGAACGGCCTGCTGGCCTACCTGACGCAGAACTGCTGCGGTGGCAATCCTTGCTCGCCGGTGTCGCCCTGCTCGGTCGCCTCACCGTCCTGA